The proteins below are encoded in one region of Streptomyces cyanogenus:
- the hypB gene encoding hydrogenase nickel incorporation protein HypB codes for MCRSDLRQAVLAKNDGLAASLRDDLARQGVTLVNLLSSPGSGKTELLARVLARAGERGVPVAALTADLATENDAVRLARSGAPVRQLLTDGLCHLEAGQVRARLADWLPQDTSVLFVENVGNLVCPASYDLGETLRIVLMAVTEGEDKPLKYPTAFGSAHLVVITKTDLAGPAGFDESLFHENVHQVNPGVEIVRSCARTGTGVGTLLDRALAARDGAPPHRPPLAPHPHTHHHPASTPVS; via the coding sequence ATGTGCCGGTCCGACCTCAGACAGGCCGTCCTGGCCAAGAACGACGGGCTGGCCGCGAGCCTGCGCGACGATCTCGCCCGGCAGGGCGTGACCCTGGTCAACCTGCTGTCCAGCCCGGGCAGCGGCAAGACCGAACTGCTCGCCCGGGTGCTGGCCCGGGCGGGGGAGCGGGGCGTGCCGGTGGCCGCGCTCACCGCCGACCTGGCCACCGAGAACGACGCCGTCCGGCTCGCGCGGTCCGGCGCGCCCGTCCGGCAGCTGCTCACCGACGGACTGTGCCACCTGGAGGCGGGTCAGGTCCGCGCCCGCCTGGCGGACTGGCTGCCGCAGGACACCTCGGTGCTCTTCGTGGAAAACGTCGGCAACCTGGTCTGCCCGGCCTCGTACGACCTCGGCGAAACCCTGCGGATCGTGCTGATGGCGGTCACCGAGGGCGAGGACAAGCCGCTGAAGTACCCCACCGCGTTCGGCTCGGCCCATCTCGTCGTCATCACCAAGACCGACCTCGCCGGACCGGCCGGCTTCGACGAGAGCCTCTTCCACGAGAACGTGCACCAGGTCAATCCGGGCGTGGAGATCGTACGGTCGTGCGCCCGTACCGGCACCGGCGTCGGCACCCTCCTCGACCGCGCCCTCGCCGCCCGCGACGGAGCCCCGCCGCACCGCCCACCGCTCGCCCCGCACCCGCACACCCACCACCACCCGGCGTCCACCCCCGTCTCGTGA
- a CDS encoding hydrogenase maturation protease, whose translation MTPRLLVAGVGNIFLADDAFGPEVIRALEPRPLPPGVRVRDYGIRGLDLAYDLLSGYTTAVLVDAAPRGHRPGTLSLIEAEPPDGTVPPEAHGMDPAKVLALATHLGDEPLPRVLVLACEPGVLPSDDDLLPGLSAPVREAVGRAVDALHSLVPALLADPAGPLPPLGRPVESGTAHPAALPGTAPR comes from the coding sequence GTGACGCCCCGGCTGCTGGTGGCCGGCGTCGGCAACATCTTCCTCGCCGACGACGCCTTCGGCCCCGAGGTGATCCGCGCCCTCGAACCCCGCCCCCTGCCGCCCGGGGTGCGGGTGCGCGACTACGGCATCCGCGGCCTGGACCTCGCCTACGACCTGCTGTCCGGGTACACCACCGCCGTCCTCGTCGACGCGGCGCCGCGCGGCCACCGCCCCGGCACCCTCTCCCTGATCGAGGCCGAACCCCCCGACGGCACCGTCCCGCCCGAAGCCCACGGCATGGACCCGGCGAAGGTGCTGGCCCTGGCCACCCACCTGGGCGACGAGCCGCTGCCCCGGGTCCTCGTCCTGGCCTGTGAACCCGGCGTGCTGCCGAGCGACGACGACCTCCTGCCCGGACTCAGCGCGCCGGTGCGGGAAGCCGTCGGCCGGGCCGTGGACGCGCTGCACTCGCTCGTCCCCGCCCTGCTCGCCGATCCCGCCGGACCGCTGCCCCCGTTGGGCCGCCCGGTGGAATCCGGGACCGCGCACCCGGCTGCGCTGCCCGGTACGGCGCCCCGCTGA